In the genome of Bradyrhizobium sp. CIAT3101, one region contains:
- a CDS encoding DUF1488 family protein, whose protein sequence is MAFLFTMMHGARMVDCEVSSAALDDLDATKGTRPDERQAQFLRLRDVIERVASSAFEQHGKRRGVRVRIFSKHVKSLRPA, encoded by the coding sequence ATGGCCTTTCTGTTCACGATGATGCATGGGGCCAGGATGGTCGACTGCGAGGTCAGCAGCGCAGCGCTGGACGACCTCGATGCCACGAAGGGCACCCGTCCCGACGAAAGGCAGGCCCAGTTCCTGCGCCTCCGCGATGTCATCGAGCGTGTCGCGTCATCCGCCTTCGAACAGCACGGCAAGCGTCGCGGCGTGCGGGTCCGCATCTTCTCCAAGCACGTCAAAAGCCTCAGACCTGCCTGA
- a CDS encoding LLM class flavin-dependent oxidoreductase, producing the protein MKKIGFLSFGHWTPSPQSQTRSAADTLLQSIELAVAAEQLGLDGAYYRVHHFARQLASPFPLLAAVGAKTSQIEIGTAVIDMRYENPLYMVEDASSADFIAGGRLQLGISRGSPEQVIDGWRYFGYRPAEGQSDADMGRRHAEVFLDLLRGEGFAEPNPQPMFPNPPGLLRLEPVATGLRERIWWGAGSNATAVWAAKLGMNLQSSTLKNDETGEAFHVQQAAQIRAYRAAWKEAGHSREPRVSVSRSIFALMDDRDRAYFGRERGGEDQIGFIDPRTRAIFGRSYAAEPEALIEQLRQDEAIAEADTLLLTIPNQLGVDYCAHAIEAILTHVAPALGWR; encoded by the coding sequence ATGAAGAAAATCGGATTCCTGTCCTTCGGACACTGGACGCCCTCGCCGCAATCGCAGACCCGCTCGGCCGCGGATACGCTGCTGCAATCCATCGAGCTTGCGGTTGCCGCGGAACAGCTCGGCCTGGACGGCGCGTATTACCGCGTGCATCATTTCGCGCGACAGCTCGCCTCGCCGTTCCCGCTGCTCGCAGCCGTCGGCGCGAAGACGAGCCAAATCGAGATCGGCACGGCCGTGATCGACATGCGCTACGAGAACCCGCTTTATATGGTTGAGGACGCAAGCTCCGCCGATTTCATCGCCGGCGGCCGGCTTCAGCTCGGCATCAGCCGCGGCTCGCCCGAGCAGGTGATCGATGGCTGGCGCTATTTTGGCTATCGCCCGGCCGAGGGCCAGAGCGACGCCGACATGGGCCGGCGTCATGCGGAAGTCTTTCTCGACCTCCTGCGCGGCGAGGGTTTTGCCGAGCCCAATCCGCAGCCGATGTTTCCCAACCCGCCGGGACTGTTGCGCCTAGAGCCGGTCGCCACAGGCCTGCGCGAACGGATCTGGTGGGGCGCCGGCTCGAACGCCACCGCGGTATGGGCCGCAAAGCTCGGCATGAATCTGCAGAGCTCGACGCTGAAGAACGACGAGACCGGCGAAGCTTTTCACGTGCAGCAGGCGGCGCAAATCCGCGCCTATCGCGCGGCGTGGAAAGAGGCCGGCCACAGCCGCGAGCCCCGCGTGTCGGTGAGCCGCAGCATCTTCGCGCTGATGGACGATCGCGACCGCGCTTATTTCGGCCGTGAACGCGGCGGCGAAGACCAGATCGGCTTCATCGATCCGCGCACCCGCGCGATCTTTGGCCGCTCCTATGCGGCCGAGCCGGAAGCGCTGATCGAGCAGCTCAGGCAGGACGAAGCCATCGCCGAGGCCGACACGCTGCTGCTGACGATCCCGAACCAGCTCGGCGTCGACTATTGCGCCCATGCGATCGAGGCGATCCTGACGCACGTCGCGCCGGCGCTGGGGTGGCGGTGA
- a CDS encoding ATP-binding protein, which yields MRTEPSLQHAPDFQAIFEGVPGLYLVLTADLHIVAVSDAYLNATMTDRVSILGRYLFEVFPDNPDDPAADGVRNLKASLYRVLHSKRTDPMAVQKYDIRKPEAEGGGFQERFWSPRNSPVFGPDGHIAYIIHCVEDVTEFIHLKQHGVEQDKLTRELRDQTGRMEAEIFARAREVKDANERLEEEQRQRQIQKMEAVGHLTGGIAHDFNNILTVIIGMTEILHQAVADNPQLSSITRMIDDAATRGAEVTKHLLAFSRRQPLQPRDTNLNALVEDTAKLLQRSLGEQIEIQTSLEEDAWPAFIDPNHLATAILNLAVNARDAMPEGGKLMLETGNVVLDDGYASANPDVRPGHYVMVAVSDTGSGIPEAIRDKVFEPFFTTKETGKGTGLGLSMVYGFVKQSDGHIKIYSEAGHGTSIKLYLPRASGTGPWSEPTANVEIRGGNETILVVEDDPLVSEYVSAQLAHLGYRAILAANGSEALAQVANDVAFDLLLTDVIMPGGMNGQQLAEAVLARRPTTRVLYTSGYTENALLSHGRLEQGVLLLPKPYRRSDLARMIRVALHRGN from the coding sequence TTGCGCACGGAACCGTCTTTGCAGCACGCGCCCGATTTCCAGGCAATCTTCGAAGGCGTCCCTGGCCTCTACCTCGTCCTCACCGCCGATCTCCACATTGTCGCGGTGAGCGACGCCTATCTGAACGCGACGATGACCGATCGCGTTTCGATTCTGGGGCGATATTTGTTCGAGGTCTTTCCGGATAATCCCGACGATCCGGCCGCCGACGGCGTCCGCAATCTGAAGGCTTCGCTGTACCGGGTCCTGCACAGCAAACGAACCGATCCCATGGCGGTGCAGAAATACGACATCCGCAAGCCGGAGGCGGAAGGCGGCGGATTTCAAGAGCGCTTCTGGAGCCCGCGGAACTCCCCCGTGTTCGGTCCGGACGGGCACATCGCCTATATCATTCATTGCGTGGAAGACGTCACGGAGTTCATTCACCTCAAACAGCACGGCGTTGAACAGGACAAGCTGACGCGAGAATTGCGCGATCAGACCGGGCGGATGGAGGCGGAAATCTTCGCCCGGGCGCGCGAAGTCAAGGACGCGAATGAACGGCTGGAGGAGGAACAACGTCAACGCCAGATCCAGAAGATGGAAGCCGTCGGGCATCTGACCGGCGGCATCGCTCACGACTTCAACAACATCCTGACGGTCATCATCGGGATGACCGAGATCCTTCACCAGGCGGTGGCCGATAATCCGCAACTGTCGTCGATCACCCGGATGATCGACGACGCGGCGACGCGCGGCGCCGAAGTCACGAAACATCTGCTGGCGTTCTCTCGTCGGCAGCCGTTGCAGCCCCGCGACACGAACCTGAACGCCCTGGTGGAGGACACCGCCAAACTGCTTCAACGCTCGCTGGGCGAACAGATCGAGATTCAGACATCCCTCGAAGAAGACGCCTGGCCGGCCTTCATCGACCCCAACCATCTGGCAACAGCCATCCTCAACCTCGCCGTCAATGCGCGCGATGCGATGCCCGAAGGCGGAAAGCTGATGCTGGAAACGGGCAATGTCGTGCTCGACGACGGCTATGCGAGCGCGAATCCGGATGTGAGGCCTGGCCACTACGTCATGGTGGCCGTGAGCGACACCGGCAGCGGCATTCCCGAAGCAATCCGCGACAAGGTGTTCGAACCATTCTTCACGACCAAGGAGACCGGCAAGGGCACGGGACTTGGACTCAGCATGGTCTATGGCTTCGTCAAGCAATCCGACGGCCACATCAAGATCTATTCCGAGGCAGGCCACGGCACCTCGATCAAGCTCTATCTTCCGCGCGCCAGCGGGACCGGGCCCTGGTCGGAGCCGACGGCAAATGTGGAGATCCGCGGCGGCAACGAGACCATCCTCGTCGTCGAGGACGATCCGCTGGTGAGCGAATATGTCAGCGCACAGCTCGCGCATCTCGGCTATCGCGCAATCCTGGCGGCCAACGGTTCAGAGGCATTGGCGCAGGTCGCGAACGATGTTGCTTTCGACCTGCTCCTGACCGACGTGATCATGCCCGGCGGGATGAACGGGCAGCAATTGGCCGAGGCCGTGCTCGCGCGCCGTCCGACCACGCGCGTCCTGTATACGTCGGGCTACACCGAGAACGCGCTTCTCAGTCACGGCCGGCTTGAACAGGGCGTGCTGTTGCTGCCTAAACCCTATCGCCGATCCGACCTCGCGCGAATGATCCGCGTGGCGCTCCATCGAGGCAATTGA
- a CDS encoding DUF718 domain-containing protein, with protein MQVYNVVRFKVKQGEEAAFLDAHRNGKAKWPGLEHGVIIKTGEQTFCLIGTWSGQDAMVAARPAMIKTLDSFRSVLEDQGNGRGVTDAVSGAVVLDI; from the coding sequence ATGCAGGTTTACAATGTGGTCAGGTTCAAGGTGAAGCAGGGTGAGGAGGCTGCCTTCCTCGATGCGCACCGGAACGGCAAGGCCAAGTGGCCGGGCCTCGAGCATGGCGTCATCATCAAGACCGGCGAGCAGACCTTCTGCCTGATCGGCACCTGGTCCGGACAGGACGCGATGGTCGCGGCGCGGCCCGCGATGATCAAGACCCTCGACAGCTTCAGGTCGGTGCTGGAGGACCAGGGCAACGGACGCGGCGTCACGGATGCAGTGTCGGGCGCCGTCGTGCTCGACATTTAG